Genomic window (Arachis hypogaea cultivar Tifrunner chromosome 13, arahy.Tifrunner.gnm2.J5K5, whole genome shotgun sequence):
tttagagaagagttggttcttattatatttttctaagtgaattttaccatgtcaaataatgattggagtcttgaaaatttggatatttttacatgctaacttacaagaaggtatcaaggtaatataatattaacggcccggttttcacccggtttttacccggtataatcgtggcccgaaagtatataggtttcatcgggtctagggtcgggttcgggtctaacaaataggtccggtatatatttcgggtcggatcTGGATCACATCAAACCCGACTTCACCCGGCTCATGCACATCCCTAGTAAACTCTAtgaaattagcgaataattaatcaataaattatttttaatcaaaaaattagaaatataaattttatagtaaaataagatagagctaattaaaacaagaatttgatactaatttcaaaaaatttgtctcaagattgggccgaacgaaCCGAACCCGACAAACTGGGCCCAAGGTCCAGTTCAACCCAACAACACTTAAATGAACACAACTTCCCTTCCTCCTTTCTCTTCGTTCTCACTGGAAACATTtttggagaagggaagaagaactCAAAACCCTTGCTTTGATTTCAATCACCCATATCTTTTCGCTCCGAGTTCCGAtcaccgcaccgtttgcggccacgcgtctgCGGCATCAAGCTCTACAAAGTTCGGTAACTAATTCCGATAAGAAATCTCATCTCACATCTTAGTCTCTCAATTcccatgatttttgaaaattatgcacGTGGGTGTTGAGATTGTGGTCTTTTTATGTTATAGGATCTAATTAGTTCGAAAAAAATATTCAATCTTGCCTCATTGGTACTTGGATAAAGTGAGAGTCCTGAACTCTAGCTAATTCTTTGATTTTGTATGTTGGGTATTAagttttggatatatatatatataatatatagttgAGCTTGTACTTGTAAAGTAGGATCTTGTAAAGGTTGAAGATCAGGTTGTATCATTTGGACATTTACTACTTGTATTTGTGATTGTATAGCATGAAAATGTATCATACTTTGCACATGAAGATAATGCATCCTTCTAACATGATGAATACGTTTATTCTTGGTGCTTTCTCTAATGGTTTTTATTGATTTTATGGTTTTAATTTGTTGTAGAAACTTTTTAGTTCTaataattttcttatttatcttctttATCTCTACTGTTAATTCTGAAGATTCAGTTATTAATTCTCTTATTTTCCTTCTTTCTCttactttcatttttcttctaacaagCTTTAAAGAAGTAAGTCTTTTTTGAAACTCTTTCATTTTATAAGAATAGAAATAATAACTAAGATAATAAAGAAATTATAAGAAAAGAGAGCATAAGATAGTAAGCTTACAGAAATGAACTTGTACTATTATTGCTTGCAAAGTTGATACAAATTTGATGATAATTACAAATATTTAGAGAATTTTATGAAGTAAGAAGACATAGAAGTAGAGAGAGTTCTTGAGCTTTCAAGTATTTGATGATTGGGAATGAATGAGGCCTTAGGTATTTATAGACCCCAAATGATTACTATTTGGCTACTATTTACCGATagtactgtttgcttttactgtttgccgacaTTTACTATTTTGTCGACATTTACTATCTGCTTTTACTGTTTGCCAACATTTACTGTGTGCCTTTTTTTTTACTGAGATCATTTTCTCTATGATTAGATTTTTTACATGAATTTCATATACAGTTTTTACTACATTTCAAATGGGACTTGGGAGTCTTGATAGTAATGAACCGGGCTTGACTGGACCTCTTCGTCTTCTCCAAGAGGTACGGCTTGTATTGCTTGTAGAGAGCTTTGGATATCTTCCTCTGAGGTTGCTGCCGCTAGGGCTGCCATAATTTGTCGCTTCTGTGCTAAGAATTGTCTCTTTTTTATAAGCTATTTGCTCATTGGTGGTGCTTGAGGCTGTTATTGCAGGACGCTTTTGTGACGTTGTTAACCATTGATCAATAGCTCTTTTTCTTAGcaaatttatatcatatttgttctaccactttatttttattactcttaCCAAATATTGTATGCTTGAACATTCTTCATATGCTACTGAATCATATTCCCAAGTCATAATCCAGCTTATTCCCATAACTGCTATAAATGAAATGAATTTGTACTCTTGTAAGAATGATGACTTGCTTTTAAAATATTCATACGCCAGGCTGGCTTCTTTTGGGAAGAATGCTTCTATTGGTCTAAAATTCTGGAACCATGATTggaaccattttcaaaaattgcaatgATATTCCATttctgaaccaaatgaaccaagaATGGGGACTTGGTGATAGGAATAAGATATGATTCCATACTTCTTGGTAATCATAATAGGGATAGCTCTGAGGTTCAAATTTCAAAGAGAAATTTTTAGACTGATATGGAGGTAATTCCCATTCTTGTAGAGAtaatattttcatgatttttatttttgaataaatggGCTGTTTGGTGTTGGAATCTCTATAATGTGTCAACTCAACAGATCCGGTGTctactaatatgaattcataGAATTTTTGAGTTTTTTGTGGGTTAATAGGAATATAATAGAAAGTATTTGAAAAAATAGTCTTGTATAGGATTTTCCTATCTTTTTTGAACCACTCTTTTTCGATGGTTAATATTTTAATAGGATTGGGTTTTTCATAGTAAGAAAATTGTTCTTTCAAGGATTGAGTATTATAGAGATCTGATGGTTGTAATAATGTGAATTTATTAGTAGTAATTAAAGAGCTCttagatggtgatgatgataatgatgctTTTACAACCTGTGGCATAGTCATAGGTCTTAATGATAATGGTTTTGCTGGTACAAGAGtaataggtaattttcttttctttctttcaatattattatgtatatattttattttagaagtcgtaatactACACCACCTTTATTTtatggcttaagcgtaaagctctgtgtggtagggtgttatagcTGTGACTTccgaaaaatatgcaatgcaggAGACACGTTTATTTTGTCTCTTTACGAAGTGAAACAGAAGAAGagtagagaagaaaaaaaaatcacacaGCCATGTATCATGGTTCAATCATCTTGTGCAATGTGACCTACATCCATTCTCCCCCACAATAATGGaagaattttcactatcttttacAAAGATTACAAAATACCAATTTCTCTAAAATTCAACCCGATCCTATCTAAAACAAATCTATTTTCTATCAAGCTAGATTTGGCTAGGTTCACTCCCTAAACTTGCAACCACTAAGTGCTTATCCAACTTAGCAAGAGAATCTCCTCAAAATCATGTGTTcaaaacagaaaaatatacaaaagagttttgacataattttttgattttttttcttgataactctctttgtcttttttttcTCAATGGCTTTTACTGATACCTtcgttaatgttttttttttttttattgaaaagaaacaaagaaagatgaACACTAAAGAATAGAAAATTTAATGTAAATTCATGAAGGAGAAAAAGGGTTAGGTTGAAAGTTATGAAGACCCAAACTTATGTGCTCACTCCTTGAATCAATCTCTGGCCCTTTACTCCGTTAATAGAAGAGTAAAGTTTCTAAAgcttaaaacttaattttttcaAGGATTTGAGCCATTCATCAAGACTTTGACTCCATGTTTAGTTCTTGATCCTTAATTTGTAGCAGAGTTCATAATCTCTATTTTCTTTAAACTTTTCGTTTAgtgcatgaaaaaaaaaagacattctGAACAAGCAACAATGaagcataaagataaaataattttttgaatcaTCTTCGAATGTGATCTTTACTTTTGAGTCTTATCAATtgacttttttcttcttttccttttattttttgattttggtaatcattttttttatttatttatttgagtcTTGATCAGAGTTACTTTTTCTTGCTTACTCTTGAAAGTAATCACGTGggtagagaaaaaagaaaaaaactatttTAGTTTCAATCAAAATGCATTGTTATGGTTAATGATAAGCAACTATTCTCTTGAGCtattagtgaataaataaatgcTTACCAGCCTAAACTACTATTGAACCTAATTAACTTGTTATTAAGcctaatttaatttttaacccaaaataataatatttagttatcctccaataatggttattattttcttaaactcAACCGTTCGATAAACCTATATTTTAATTCTTTAGACCCAATTCATAAGGGTGCCAGAACCTGTGTTcatatatgttaattaattattaattattgtttggtttaaacttaattttaatattttggaattaatttgtaatataattttcagataaaaataagaataattatctaaatcaatttttaaaaattttaaaaattgacattttaacttttaagaaaaattaatacacagattaatCTCCAAGATTTTATTCCAGCAGACAAATTAATTCTCAGTTCATTTTTCGACAAAATAATTATCCATATCGgtccccaaaaattttaaaagcgaacattttagtccctaaaaaaaattaatacacagatcaattttCAACGTTTTTTTTCGTTAGACATAATAATCTTTCAtccaaagaaaacaaaataataataataataaagattattctacaaaaaattcaaagttgaaatcatttgatatttttgtatttaatataataaaaaatgcctattttaaaaaatatatttgtattaaaagaaaatgttttgATTTGGATTTCAAAACATCATTATTCACCTTCCTTGTTTCTAACAAAAAGAGTGTATTAATATGCTAGTGTCATCGTCCACATGCACAAAgctaagtaataataataaaggtcGAAATATAGTACAAGTAAAATGGATCGGAGACTATTATGTCTCACAGAAAAAAACGTTGGGGattaatttgtgtattaatttttgttGAGTCTAAAATGTCCGCAAAttggggactgatttgtctgccggAATAAAACTTTAGAGATTAATCTGTGTATTACTTTTTCTTGAGGACTAAAATGtccgcttttaaaatttttgggactgatttaggtaattactctaaaaataatatatttaatcaatgttgtgaattttacttaattttaaatatgattCCTTTCCATTAATGTGCTTCAAGAACGACATATAAAATTTTGAGTTACTTTTCCTTTATGGAACCGGTACTTGAAGCTGATGAGTTGTATAGATATCCTTAATTGGTAATTTAAATATACAAGTTTGGTGATTCTTGGGGTATTTCCAGCTACCGTAAATTCACTTGGTGTTTTGTGTTTGATGTGAAAAGAAATGATCCATCTTTTTCCACATTAAAGAACACTTGTCTTTAATCAGAGAGCATCATTCTGCAATTATCTTCCTGAGTGTTAAAGTGTCTTTAATTGGTGCAATCTAATAAAAACGAGAAGAGGGCAAGAAGGAAAACTGCCAAAGTAAGTATCTATCTATTTTAATTTCTCTAAGAGGTCAAAACAAAAAAAGGCGAACAAAGATGTGGTAATAACAACACTACATATTAGTTTTGAGATTGATTCTCATTAGCTTCCCCAGTCCAGTAAGTCTTTTCAGCAACAAGAATCTTTTCTGGGTTGAAAGGTCCACTTTCATGATCCGTTATACTACTTTTCCATCTCATTGCATCAGTAATGCTTTTAATCTTCACCAGAAGCTCCACTCCTTCTCTTAATATCACAGTACCTTCTGGCCTTAGAATTCTGTCCATCTCCAATAGTATCAGAGTAATGTTGCACCTTCCACACACAAGAATTACCATACATATCATATCAGTCAAAGAAACACACGATTAATTAATGCCATGGATCATATCATATGTTCAAATGTATGCTACTTACCTATCCTGATATATGCTGAAAACGCCACTGGCATGGATCATATCATATGTTCTTGGATAAGTTGAGAAAGCTTCACACCAATCATGGTAAGTCCCAATAAAACCTCGTTCATAAATTACACCTAGAGTGTCATGGTCTGAATTTGGTGGAACCACATTCATAACCCACACTGGATACTTTGACATAGCTGCAGCAAATCCACCAAGATAAGCATTCATATCCATCACATTCCTATATTTTCCTTGGGTGAGAGGAGCAAGACGCCGGTAGCGAGCTATCCTGTCCCTCCACATATCATTATCACTTCTGAATTTCTCCGCATTGATACCCGGAATGGAACCGCTGCTAATCCGAGGAGGAAGCGTGAATGCTCGCTTAGGCCATTTCTCAAGCTCTCCCCCAGACACTTTGTCTGATCTTGTAACTTCTGGCAATGGAGTTATGCATTTTTCCAATTCTTTGTACCtttgaaacaaagaaaaatggTATGAACACAAGTGAGAAAATAAGCCAAGACACAATCATACATGAACTTATTAGTTATTACAATGCAAACAAGTACCAACCAAGCTATGTCAGGATTGTCCCCTTGGCATATGTGTGGTGTTTTGAAAACCTTTCTGCTCTTAACACATTCATTGTGATTGATAGGCTTTTGCCAAATTGCAAGATCATCCTTCTCAATAAGTTTCTTCCAACAAATACTTGCTGCTACCCGCTCTATTTCATCTTGCTCTCTCTTCAAATCTTCTTGAGTTCTCTCCCATCCTTTCCAGTGTTTCTGCCATCGAATAGGTGGCCCAGAAAGAACCCAATAACCTCCTGGCCTCAGGATTCTATCCACTTCAATCAGATATAGTCCATCTGTGACAATCCAATTTAAAGATGTTACTTATAACATGCATGCAGATAAAAATGGAATCCAAGCAAAGATGTTACACATTTTCAGTCATTCTTGATTAATGTCACAATACATGATTGCCTAAGTTCTAAATTGTAATGCCTGGCAAATAACAAATTAATGAAATTATCGGTAGCATTATAGCAACAAGTGGACCATGATAATATGAGAATACCATATTTGCCCCAAGGTATGAGACATCGAGAACAATGAGCCATGTCAAATGCCCTTGCCGGGTATGGAAGCCTCTGTGAACCCATGATGCCAATCATAGCAGGA
Coding sequences:
- the LOC112735965 gene encoding probable methyltransferase PMT18, whose amino-acid sequence is MAKDYNGSPKHHGPLDAKRNRITWILGVSGLCILSYIMGSWKSTPTPTTGQYDTVAKVGCEGGSSSSASKASPFSSSNLDFESHHQLDLNSSSGVQEFPPCDMKYSEYTPCQDQTRGRRYDRNMLKYRERHCPAKDELMYCLIPAPPNYKPPFRWPQSRDYAWYDNIPHKELSIEKAIQNWIQVEGDRFRFPGGGTMFPRGADAYIDEINELIPLKSGHIRTAIDTGCGVASWGAYLLKRDIIAMSFAPRDTHEAQVQFALERGVPAMIGIMGSQRLPYPARAFDMAHCSRCLIPWGKYDGLYLIEVDRILRPGGYWVLSGPPIRWQKHWKGWERTQEDLKREQDEIERVAASICWKKLIEKDDLAIWQKPINHNECVKSRKVFKTPHICQGDNPDIAWYKELEKCITPLPEVTRSDKVSGGELEKWPKRAFTLPPRISSGSIPGINAEKFRSDNDMWRDRIARYRRLAPLTQGKYRNVMDMNAYLGGFAAAMSKYPVWVMNVVPPNSDHDTLGVIYERGFIGTYHDWCEAFSTYPRTYDMIHASGVFSIYQDRCNITLILLEMDRILRPEGTVILREGVELLVKIKSITDAMRWKSSITDHESGPFNPEKILVAEKTYWTGEANENQSQN